The following DNA comes from Buteo buteo chromosome 7, bButBut1.hap1.1, whole genome shotgun sequence.
GTTGCTTTTACAATAAATTTTGTAGCAGTTTTTCTGTATGCATAATTGTAAGCATACTTAGTATTTGAATCTGTACTGCGATGTGCTATATGAACTTTGTATTTATCACTTCTTGTCAATGCATTTCAAACAGGGAGGTTAAAATTAGTATTGTCTCCATTTTTAGATAGGGAAACCGTGGTATGTGTTGGTGCAATAACTTGCCTTCGGTGATCAGGAGGTTAAGGATAGAGTCAGGATTAGATAACGGGTCTTGCGGATCCCAGTCCAATGCTTTATCCAGTAGAAGAACTTgctaatttctttcttaaaagaaagattctGAATTCTGCTGTTCCAATAAgaataaatactgaatttttatatgaaagaaaattaattgagCAAGAAAACTCTCAAATGACAGACTTCAAAATAATGATTTCAGGGCTGATGAACTTTAGACATATTATGATGAATAAGAATCAATATCAGTTCCTGTAGTGTGGACTGCACAGGAAAGCCATTCAGCTTGGAAGAGCCAAGGCAGCTGTCTTGCTGGAAGCAGTATTGATGTGAAGCATCCTAAGGAGAGGAAGGGCTAACACAGCAGAACTGGAGAGCAGGGAGGCCAGTGGAAAGTGGTGATGCTAGGAAAGGGAGTCTATGTTAAGTGAAGAGCTTGTGGatacaggtaaaaaaaaaatgtgtttgctaTGAACAGCTTTTTGTACTTGGcgcttttttccccatctccttttctgcaggcttGGCTGGCAACAGCACCCTGACCAGAGAGGCTGTTGGGGAAGGGTAGTGCTgtgctttctttggaaaaacagTAGAGTGCACAGTCGCATTTCTTTGTGATGCAAACTGAATCTCATTAAAAACATAGATAAGACTTCACTTCTCCTTAGTGAAATACAGTTTGGTTTATATTAATTATGTATTTGCCaattgtttaattttgaaatctaATGCCAcggtttccttttttccttctacagtTCTTTAACAAACGAAAAACCTATTTTGCCCATGATCCATTGCAGCAGTGTGTTGTTGGAGACATTGTTCTTCTGAAAGCTTTGCCTGAGCGAAGGAGCAAACATGTGAAACACGAACTGGCTGAAATTGTTTTCAAGGTTGGAAATGTCATAGATCCAATAACAGGAAAGCCCTGTGCGGGAACCAGATTCCTTGAAAATCTGTCAGATTCGGAAAATCTGACAGAGGCAGATACTACCTATCTAAGTGAAAAACTTCAGGAACTTAAAGTTTGTTCAACAGACAAATAgtggagaaaatatttaaacagaaggCTTTTCAGTTTGTCTCTGTCAGGGATGTTTGGAGCCCTGCTGTTGAATGTTAAATGTTTCAGTGAAATCTGTAGtcaaaataaatagtaaaagtAGTTGCTTATAAGAACAGATGTTACAGATTGATAGGCACCTCAgatctttaaatgaaaatacagagaatgtGAGTTTAGTATTGACACTTCATTTTGTTGCATGTAGTTTTCCCCAAGCCTTGACAGTTTCAAAAGCCAGCTTCTTGCTTGGAATGACTCTTCTGGATTGAGAGAGACAAGAATATAATTGTATAATGTTTAAGTTTGGTGGGAGGGTCATTACATTATTTGATCTGTATTTCAGACAGTCTTTTGTGGTTTGTAGGATTACTTAAGATATTGCTATTAAACCTTTTGAAAGGAAGTGTAGAATTTTAAAACCAGCGACCTGCATGTGTCCTTATTTCCTCTTACAGTTGCTCATACCACATTGCAGTATCTTCTAACTTCCAAAATCTCTAACAAAAACACAGCCACTTGCCTTTATAATGGCAGTAAGGTGAGAATAAAAACTTTGGGTAGCTTCAGCATGGTTGCCTTTGTAACCTGTATGAAGGAAGTATTTAGTTCGTTCCTTCTGAAAGAGAGATGGATCTCTGAACTGCCAGCAGGAAATAGAAGCTGATGGCAATATAAAGCCAAAAAAGTAGAAGTAAAGATGGTTAGATTTAGTCTCATCAGAAAAGctaattaaaacacattttgggAGAGATACAGGTACTGATTTGCTGTGTACTTTAATATGAAACTAGAAGGCCATAGCAGTTAATGATTAAAGCTCACTTTATCCTGCTACAGCTCTGGGAATCTTGTGTCCTGTCTTCCAGGACATAAACCAAACTAAGAGTGTGCAGCTGTTACAGCAGCCTTGTGTTGCTGACTTTTCATTCAGATCTAAAGGGGCATCTGCCTCAAAACCCAGCATTTGTGGGTGTGTTCCATGTCCCTGTATGGAGGGGAGAGTGTTATATTAAAGATATGAGAAATCCTTTTTGAAGTGTCTACCTATGTCATGGGTCTTTGTTTAAGATCAGAAACTAAACAAGGTGTATCTGAACAGAGTTCCTCTGACCTAAAATATCTTACTTTAAGAAGCTGAGCCAGCTTACACTAGTAAGTTAGAAGTTGTCTTCTCTTCCGTTGTCAGTGGTGTAAATCACTTGCCCTTTAACTTCCTTCACCTGCACAAAATCAGTTTCAGCTGCCTGCAAATTGCTGATGAAGTCCAGCTGAACTCAGCAAATTATTTGGGCTGGGAAGAATGacttacattttcttcagtgcttcaAACCAAAAAATACTGCTCTTTGAATGCTAGTCCTCAAGTACTGTCCTGCATGTCAGATCAATAAGCTGGGATGTCAAGACATGTTGATTCAAATGTCTCTGTGTAAATCAATAAATGTGAACAGGGTCTCTGACTTTGAGGAAGTGTCTTAAACATATGGCTGTAGGTTATTCTTGTTGATATGTTTGCTGAAGTGGTTTAGGTTTATGTAAATTACTTAGTAACTGTAGCTGGCTGATTAAGGCCCTGATCAAAGTGGAAGGAAACCTGGGCTCTGACTCCTGCTCTAGTGAGTGTAAAATGTGAAACTTCATCCCTAGCAGAGATTGAGAGAAATCAGACCCAGGCTAGAACATGGCCCTGGGCTGTAGGAGATACACTTAAGTTGTATCCCAGCAGGCAGTAAAGGAACTTGATCCTCAGTACTTGGGATATGAGTGTTCTAATAACTAGGCATAGAATGTTtacaagaaatagaaaaagttCCCTGTTTGGTTAATGAGTTAAATGTACATCTAATTGGGGAAGTAAATCATCTTTCCCAGTGTTTCCTGTGATTTTTGCTTGAGTAGCTGtgaaaatgttgtattttttctAAGATTGATTCATGGCAGAAGGTTGtcagttttcttcagtttacAGGGAGGCTCTTGGAGGGTTGCTTGAGAACTCAACATGCTGTCAGATCAAAATGGGATGAAATGTACATCGTCTGAAGtgtaacttgtttttaaaagaatgatgACAATTGTAGGTTAAACTGGTTTTTAAAGAGGCACCAGGAACATTGCACCTGCTAGCCTCTGACTTACTTTCACAGAGTGCTgatataaaaatcacaaaatggCAATGGAAATGGCGTAGTGAAATGATACAGACTTTGTGCTATGCAGAAAGACAAGGTTCGCTCATtaacttgttttctgtgtttattgGCTAGTTGCTTTTCAAACTCTCCTTTAACTGTTAGCCTAATTATAAGTTTATTCTTAAAGTTATTTAAGGATTTGATGCTTAATGTGGGTATCATGCTTAAGGATGGAAGCGTGCACTACCAGTTTAGCCAAATTAAATACTACCGTAGCTGGAACAGcgtgaagaaaacatttcaaggcCGTGTGGGTGAAAAATTTATTTGGGGAATAAAAAACAAGGTCTTGCACGTGATTCAAAAAACCGCCTGGCCTCtttcttggtgttttttttcaagCGAGATCCCAAACCAGGGCCGAGATTGCCCCACGACCTCGGCTGCCGGCGTAGGggccctgggctggggcagtCCGCGCATGCGCACCTGtggctctcccccccccccccaccccgggggggcGTGGCCGGAGgacccccgccccgccggcagcgGT
Coding sequences within:
- the MRPS17 gene encoding small ribosomal subunit protein uS17m — translated: MSVPRGAVHAKWIVGKVIGTKMQKTAKVRVTRLVLDPYLLKFFNKRKTYFAHDPLQQCVVGDIVLLKALPERRSKHVKHELAEIVFKVGNVIDPITGKPCAGTRFLENLSDSENLTEADTTYLSEKLQELKVCSTDK